A window of Longispora fulva contains these coding sequences:
- a CDS encoding TetR family transcriptional regulator has translation MTVQIRSRLSLLDVAAAVLVADPAAALADVAEAIGISRTTLHKHYSTRDALLTAVGHRAIDLWEQAVAAVDTDSADGGLRALTDAMVPIGPQLAFLWRTPAFDHSCEIGTRWEAAEARGHAVLLAARDRGVLAADLPDWWIQQTFYSLVYVAAESVRTGHLAPRDATDRVLATLLHGIGARS, from the coding sequence ATGACTGTTCAGATCCGGTCTCGACTGTCGCTATTGGACGTCGCGGCCGCGGTGCTCGTCGCGGACCCGGCCGCCGCCCTGGCCGACGTCGCCGAGGCGATCGGCATCAGCCGCACCACGCTGCACAAGCACTACTCCACCCGGGACGCGCTGCTCACTGCGGTCGGACACCGGGCCATCGACCTGTGGGAGCAGGCTGTCGCGGCCGTCGACACCGACAGCGCCGACGGCGGGCTGCGGGCCCTCACCGACGCGATGGTGCCGATCGGCCCGCAGCTGGCGTTCCTGTGGCGTACTCCGGCGTTCGACCACTCCTGCGAGATCGGCACCCGGTGGGAGGCCGCCGAAGCGCGGGGCCACGCGGTGCTGCTCGCCGCCCGCGACCGGGGCGTGCTCGCCGCCGACCTGCCCGACTGGTGGATCCAGCAGACGTTCTACTCCCTGGTCTACGTCGCCGCCGAGTCCGTCCGGACCGGACACCTCGCGCCCCGCGATGCCACCGACCGGGTGCTCGCCACCCTCCTGCACGGGATCGGAGCCCGCTCGTGA
- a CDS encoding DJ-1/PfpI family protein, which produces MTETNPPITFGVLVYDDVEVLDLGGPFEVFSTAGRLARTSDGGPATTVITLAPRPGTVTARGGLRLVPDHTVAEDPPFDILVVPGGVTTAVESDHALSAWLRRRHATARLTFGICTGAFLLAQAGLLDGRAATTHWEDEDELAGRWPAVDVRRDVRWVDDGDIVTSAGISAGIDASLYVLGRLTSVDLATRTARQMEYTWLPTPG; this is translated from the coding sequence ATGACTGAGACGAACCCGCCGATCACGTTCGGCGTGCTGGTGTACGACGACGTCGAGGTCCTCGACCTGGGCGGCCCGTTCGAGGTGTTCAGCACCGCCGGGCGCCTGGCGCGGACCTCCGACGGCGGACCGGCGACGACGGTGATCACCCTGGCGCCCCGGCCCGGGACGGTGACGGCCCGCGGCGGCCTCCGCCTGGTGCCCGACCACACCGTCGCCGAGGATCCCCCGTTCGACATCCTCGTCGTGCCGGGCGGCGTGACGACGGCGGTGGAGTCCGACCACGCTCTGTCGGCCTGGCTGCGGCGCCGACACGCGACCGCGCGGTTGACCTTCGGCATCTGCACAGGTGCGTTCCTCCTGGCGCAGGCCGGACTCCTGGACGGCCGCGCGGCGACCACGCACTGGGAGGACGAGGACGAACTCGCGGGGCGGTGGCCGGCCGTCGACGTCCGGCGGGACGTCCGCTGGGTCGACGACGGCGACATCGTCACCTCGGCCGGCATCAGCGCGGGCATCGACGCCAGCCTGTACGTGCTGGGCCGGCTCACGTCCGTGG